In Armatimonadota bacterium, a single genomic region encodes these proteins:
- the wecB gene encoding UDP-N-acetylglucosamine 2-epimerase (non-hydrolyzing), whose amino-acid sequence MSKPRVVLVVGTRPDAIKTLPVVLALRQESSLETVLVSTGQHREMLQQVFDTFGVQPDRDLGLMKHGQSLGELTGRMSLALDELFKELKPQFVIAQGDTTTTFVAGLSAFYNQIPFGHVEAGLRTHNVFDPFPEEFNRQAVGLFATHHYAPTELSASNLRREHVSDDKIFVTGNTGIDAVLMVAEREPQTWFPDHAGRVILMTMHRRENWGDPMAACAKAARQLVDQHPDTLLAVPMHRNPIVREVLERELGGHDRIHLIEPPEYARFTKLIQRANLILTDSGGVQEEAPSFGIPILVLRNTTERPEGVDAGCAKLIGTDPEALLAQGTQLLNDSKSYQSMSQVKSPYGEGRASEQIVEAVKTYLHRGS is encoded by the coding sequence GTGAGCAAACCAAGAGTTGTTCTTGTCGTTGGAACTCGACCGGACGCGATCAAAACGCTTCCGGTCGTTTTGGCGTTAAGGCAGGAGTCGTCGCTCGAAACTGTTTTGGTTTCGACTGGCCAGCACCGCGAGATGCTGCAGCAAGTTTTCGATACGTTTGGCGTCCAGCCAGACCGAGACTTGGGGCTGATGAAGCACGGCCAATCGCTTGGCGAACTAACCGGACGTATGTCGCTCGCTCTTGACGAGCTTTTCAAGGAGCTCAAGCCACAGTTTGTGATCGCTCAGGGGGACACGACGACCACGTTTGTCGCGGGCCTTTCGGCCTTCTATAACCAAATTCCGTTTGGGCACGTTGAGGCGGGCCTCCGCACTCACAACGTTTTCGATCCATTCCCGGAAGAGTTTAATCGTCAGGCGGTTGGGCTGTTTGCGACTCATCACTACGCGCCGACCGAACTCTCGGCGTCCAACCTTCGTCGGGAACATGTCTCGGATGACAAGATCTTTGTGACTGGCAATACTGGCATCGACGCGGTTCTCATGGTTGCCGAGCGGGAGCCACAGACATGGTTCCCTGATCACGCAGGTCGAGTCATTCTGATGACGATGCATCGCCGCGAGAACTGGGGCGATCCGATGGCGGCATGCGCGAAGGCCGCACGACAGTTAGTCGACCAACACCCCGACACTCTCCTTGCCGTGCCTATGCACCGCAACCCGATTGTTCGCGAGGTCTTGGAACGCGAACTTGGTGGACACGACCGAATTCATCTCATTGAGCCACCTGAATACGCGCGGTTCACCAAACTGATTCAGCGAGCAAATTTGATCCTGACGGATTCTGGTGGTGTCCAGGAGGAAGCACCGAGCTTTGGCATTCCCATTCTCGTGCTCCGCAACACCACCGAGCGTCCTGAAGGAGTTGATGCAGGCTGCGCCAAGCTCATCGGCACCGACCCTGAAGCTCTGCTGGCTCAGGGGACCCAGTTACTGAACGACTCGAAAAGCTATCAAAGCATGAGTCAGGTCAAGAGTCCATACGGCGAAGGAAGAGCGTCAGAACAAATTGTTGAGGCGGTGAAGACATATCTTCACCGCGGTTCATAG
- a CDS encoding DegT/DnrJ/EryC1/StrS family aminotransferase → MSANPFVIRDEFIPFSPPMIEADDIAGVVDTLSTDWITTGPKTRRFQEVFCETYGSRAALAVNSCTAGLHVALVVLGVGPGDEVITVSHTFCATANVIEHVGAKPVLVDIEPETMNMDPVAFEAAITPRTKAVIPVHYAGHAAEMDEINAIAKKHGIHVIEDAAHPISGKYKGSFVGSSENPTSFSFYATKNLTTAEGGMLTGTPEFIEKARVVHLHGMSKDALKRYEKGGSWKYEVVLPGFKYNMTDLQAALGLTQLAKLDRFQARRREVVAQYTKALGDHPAFTVPVEKPHVESSWHLYVLRLNLDQLTIDRDQFIDELKERNVGTSVHYISVHLHPFYAQKYGFAPESLPVTWDTYNRIISLPLNVRITDEEVAYVIEALKDIAAKYTR, encoded by the coding sequence ATGTCTGCAAATCCGTTTGTTATCCGAGACGAGTTCATTCCTTTTTCTCCGCCTATGATTGAGGCGGATGACATCGCCGGAGTGGTCGACACTCTCAGTACAGATTGGATTACAACCGGTCCAAAGACTCGACGCTTTCAGGAAGTCTTCTGCGAGACCTACGGCTCACGTGCTGCACTCGCCGTCAACTCGTGCACAGCAGGACTTCACGTTGCCCTCGTCGTGCTCGGAGTAGGCCCCGGGGACGAAGTCATCACAGTCTCGCACACGTTCTGTGCGACGGCAAATGTGATCGAGCACGTTGGAGCAAAACCGGTATTGGTGGACATCGAACCGGAGACGATGAACATGGACCCGGTCGCCTTCGAGGCGGCGATCACGCCGCGAACTAAGGCCGTCATCCCCGTCCACTATGCCGGACATGCTGCCGAAATGGATGAAATCAACGCAATCGCTAAGAAACATGGAATCCACGTGATTGAAGATGCCGCTCACCCAATTTCGGGCAAGTACAAGGGCTCCTTTGTCGGGTCGTCCGAAAATCCAACGTCGTTCAGCTTTTACGCCACAAAGAATCTCACCACCGCCGAAGGCGGAATGCTAACCGGAACCCCGGAATTCATCGAAAAGGCGCGGGTGGTCCACCTTCATGGAATGAGCAAGGACGCTCTCAAGCGGTACGAGAAGGGCGGATCTTGGAAGTACGAAGTTGTTCTTCCTGGTTTCAAATACAACATGACCGATCTTCAAGCGGCACTGGGGCTGACCCAGCTTGCCAAGCTTGACCGATTCCAAGCTCGTCGCCGAGAAGTGGTCGCCCAATATACAAAGGCTCTGGGCGATCATCCGGCATTCACCGTGCCTGTCGAGAAGCCACATGTCGAATCATCCTGGCACCTCTACGTTCTTAGGTTGAACCTGGATCAGCTCACCATTGACCGGGATCAGTTCATTGACGAATTGAAGGAACGAAATGTGGGAACCTCGGTCCACTACATCTCAGTTCACCTTCACCCATTCTATGCTCAGAAGTACGGATTCGCGCCAGAATCGCTACCGGTCACCTGGGATACCTACAACCGAATCATCAGCCTTCCGCTCAATGTGAGAATCACGGACGAGGAAGTTGCCTACGTGATCGAAGCGCTAAAGGATATTGCGGCAAAGTACACTCGATAG
- a CDS encoding SIS domain-containing protein: protein MRNWEQVAKEHLIESIRVKQAVTESCIPSLLAAADLLSEAFQRGNKLLICGNGGSAADAQHLAAEFISTLSTSFPRKALPAIALTTDSSTLTSRANDYGFDEVFSRQVEAFGQPGDVLLSISTSGGSKNCVAAMQAAQVAGVKKVALVGGSGGVMAKLADVAIIVPSSQTMHVQESHLALYHILCHIVERKLNPEMAAAEELAKV, encoded by the coding sequence ATGCGAAATTGGGAACAGGTCGCTAAAGAGCATCTTATCGAGAGCATCCGCGTGAAGCAAGCGGTGACCGAAAGCTGTATTCCCTCTCTGTTAGCGGCGGCAGACTTGCTCTCCGAAGCATTCCAGCGAGGCAACAAGCTTCTCATTTGCGGAAATGGAGGAAGTGCTGCCGATGCACAGCACCTGGCGGCGGAATTCATTTCCACCCTCTCAACATCTTTCCCACGAAAGGCACTGCCTGCAATTGCCCTGACAACAGACTCTTCGACGCTGACGTCACGCGCAAATGACTACGGTTTCGATGAAGTATTTTCGAGGCAGGTCGAGGCGTTCGGCCAGCCGGGGGACGTGCTTTTGTCCATTTCCACCAGTGGCGGCTCAAAGAACTGTGTCGCGGCCATGCAAGCGGCGCAGGTTGCGGGTGTGAAAAAAGTGGCACTCGTGGGCGGAAGCGGGGGCGTGATGGCTAAGCTCGCCGATGTCGCGATCATCGTCCCGAGCTCTCAGACGATGCATGTCCAAGAGTCACATCTGGCTCTGTATCACATTCTTTGCCACATCGTTGAACGGAAACTGAACCCTGAAATGGCGGCAGCAGAGGAACTCGCAAAGGTATGA
- the lhgO gene encoding L-2-hydroxyglutarate oxidase: MAQIRIGIVGGGIVGLSVAYKISLRFPHVKIVLFEKEAKLAEHQTGRNSGVIHSGIYYKPGSLKATTCRDGKAQLEAFCDEHSVKWEKCGKVIVALNDGELPALDRIYERGQQNGVECRFIDGDELREREPHVAGIKAIHVPETGIVDYVGFCVKLGALLEEKGHEIRLNSKIISIIKTTDGVTIGTEDKNGEHLDFLVNCAGLYSDKVAQMAGHKPSIKIIPFRGEYYELKEDVHHLCRHLIYPVPDPAFPFLGVHFTRMVLGGVECGPNAVLAFAREGYTNRQINPGELFESLTYGGFIKLAGKFWKTGAGEMHRSFSKKAFVKALSRLIPEISEEHLVAALAGVRAQAISPEGAPVDDFVIEHDERAVHVINAVSPAATACLAIADHIVAVLEPKLVS; the protein is encoded by the coding sequence ATGGCTCAGATACGCATCGGAATCGTTGGCGGTGGAATTGTGGGGCTTTCAGTAGCCTACAAAATCTCGCTCAGGTTTCCCCACGTAAAGATCGTCCTTTTCGAAAAGGAAGCAAAGCTAGCTGAACACCAAACCGGTAGAAACTCCGGAGTCATTCACTCCGGAATCTACTATAAGCCGGGATCGCTCAAGGCGACCACTTGCCGAGATGGCAAGGCTCAGCTCGAAGCGTTTTGCGATGAACATTCCGTGAAATGGGAGAAGTGCGGAAAGGTCATCGTCGCACTCAATGATGGAGAGTTGCCTGCCCTAGACCGCATCTACGAACGCGGTCAACAGAACGGCGTCGAATGCCGCTTCATCGACGGAGATGAACTACGCGAACGAGAACCCCATGTCGCGGGGATCAAAGCCATACACGTCCCAGAAACGGGGATTGTCGACTATGTCGGCTTCTGCGTCAAGCTGGGAGCACTTCTTGAAGAGAAAGGACACGAGATTCGGCTGAACTCGAAAATCATCAGCATCATCAAAACAACCGACGGAGTGACCATCGGAACGGAAGATAAGAATGGTGAACACCTCGATTTTTTGGTGAACTGCGCTGGCCTTTACTCCGACAAAGTTGCCCAGATGGCCGGGCACAAACCCTCGATCAAAATCATCCCATTCCGGGGCGAGTATTACGAACTCAAGGAAGACGTCCACCATCTGTGCCGACATCTCATCTATCCGGTCCCCGATCCGGCCTTCCCCTTCCTAGGGGTCCACTTTACGCGAATGGTCTTGGGTGGCGTGGAGTGCGGACCGAACGCGGTTCTTGCGTTTGCCCGTGAAGGGTACACAAACCGCCAGATCAACCCCGGCGAGCTGTTTGAATCTCTCACCTACGGCGGATTCATCAAGCTGGCAGGAAAGTTTTGGAAGACCGGAGCCGGCGAAATGCACCGCTCGTTCAGCAAAAAGGCTTTTGTAAAGGCGCTTTCACGCTTGATCCCCGAGATCAGCGAAGAGCACCTGGTTGCGGCTCTGGCTGGAGTCCGGGCGCAAGCCATCAGCCCCGAGGGTGCACCGGTGGATGACTTTGTGATTGAGCACGATGAGCGCGCAGTGCATGTCATCAATGCAGTCTCCCCAGCCGCCACCGCTTGCCTTGCGATTGCGGACCACATTGTTGCAGTCTTGGAACCAAAACTGGTGTCCTGA
- a CDS encoding AAC(3) family N-acetyltransferase, with the protein MNLVREIEHLGVKGRPVLIHTALRAVGDIDAKNYINDWREAVSEQGLAMFPTFTGQPTDLPESPPAFDVAKSVPVRIGVVPVEAAKLEGGFRSVHATHSVKGFGVAAESFLNDHFDSYSPCDEHSPFRKLAQAEGLIALVGCTHTSNTTIHAAEEQAEVPYHLIPGEGTCIVTDRDGNRLEQRTRFHSWATERDFMRIDKDLGALGIQTYHSIGDAIVRLVDARQMMEWLVQRLRAYPYLLCKPK; encoded by the coding sequence GTGAATCTTGTCAGAGAAATCGAGCATCTGGGAGTCAAGGGACGGCCAGTCCTGATCCACACGGCGCTTCGCGCGGTCGGAGATATCGACGCCAAGAACTACATCAACGACTGGCGAGAGGCGGTCTCGGAGCAGGGACTCGCGATGTTCCCTACTTTCACGGGTCAACCGACCGACTTGCCGGAGAGTCCTCCTGCCTTCGACGTCGCCAAGAGTGTCCCAGTGAGAATTGGAGTGGTTCCGGTCGAAGCCGCGAAGCTGGAAGGCGGGTTTCGCTCAGTCCATGCAACTCACTCCGTTAAAGGGTTTGGAGTGGCCGCTGAGAGCTTTTTGAACGACCACTTTGACAGCTATTCGCCTTGCGACGAACACAGCCCTTTTCGCAAGTTAGCACAGGCCGAGGGGTTGATTGCGTTAGTCGGGTGCACTCATACGTCGAACACCACGATTCATGCAGCAGAGGAGCAAGCTGAGGTTCCTTACCATCTGATTCCCGGCGAAGGAACGTGCATCGTCACGGATCGAGACGGTAATCGCTTAGAGCAACGAACTAGATTCCACTCCTGGGCGACCGAGCGAGACTTTATGCGCATTGACAAGGATCTCGGCGCGCTCGGTATTCAAACCTACCACTCGATCGGCGATGCCATTGTGCGGCTTGTTGATGCACGGCAAATGATGGAATGGCTTGTTCAAAGGCTTAGGGCGTACCCTTATCTGCTGTGTAAACCGAAGTGA
- a CDS encoding NAD-dependent epimerase/dehydratase family protein: MRIGVTGGGGFLGRSLVTELSGEGHDVIVLDEREVNCSQQVYGRAFDSDLKAIFADCEKIFHLEWSGSFRQAKDDPVGTRQRNLSAVQKVLDCGVPVIFASTSLVYGGNLAHPSKEDEDVAPRAPYGEQKLEAEELIRAAGGCAVRVFNLYGPNSTDPAQIIPRLVAAGQGDGRVSLNGDGLQKRDFVHRIDAAIALSQLVSQSVSGGVLNLSSGIGTTMLELVELVFREARRKPDITWNPTVSGEARMICGDPTALKTLTRWEPTIQLNEGIRDLLANPS, encoded by the coding sequence ATGCGAATAGGGGTGACGGGCGGTGGTGGATTCCTGGGCCGTTCGCTCGTCACTGAGCTCTCGGGTGAGGGTCACGATGTCATCGTTCTCGACGAACGAGAAGTGAACTGTTCGCAACAGGTGTATGGCCGGGCATTCGATAGCGATTTAAAGGCTATTTTTGCGGACTGCGAGAAGATCTTTCACCTTGAGTGGAGTGGCTCTTTTCGTCAGGCAAAGGACGATCCGGTCGGCACTCGGCAACGCAATTTGAGCGCTGTCCAGAAGGTGCTGGATTGCGGTGTTCCCGTCATTTTTGCAAGCACAAGCCTGGTCTACGGCGGCAATCTTGCCCATCCAAGCAAAGAAGACGAGGACGTCGCTCCGCGCGCGCCGTACGGTGAGCAGAAACTCGAAGCCGAGGAACTCATCCGCGCCGCAGGCGGGTGTGCAGTGCGAGTTTTTAATCTCTATGGCCCCAATTCGACCGATCCCGCACAGATCATTCCTCGACTGGTCGCCGCAGGGCAGGGCGATGGTCGAGTCTCACTGAATGGTGACGGATTGCAGAAGCGAGATTTCGTTCACCGTATTGATGCGGCAATAGCGCTAAGCCAACTCGTTTCGCAATCCGTCTCTGGGGGGGTCCTCAACCTCAGTTCGGGCATCGGCACGACGATGTTGGAACTCGTCGAACTAGTCTTCCGGGAGGCTAGACGAAAGCCGGATATCACTTGGAATCCCACTGTTTCGGGGGAAGCTCGAATGATCTGCGGAGACCCCACCGCACTCAAGACTTTAACCCGTTGGGAGCCAACTATTCAACTCAACGAGGGAATCAGAGACTTGCTCGCAAATCCGTCGTAA
- the cdaA gene encoding diadenylate cyclase CdaA — protein sequence MSTRDLAVAVVDVLIVAFLIYRILMLVRGTRGWRILLGVLVFTVVLLVSDTLRLTTLHWILEKATLLGPVALVILFLPELRQALEGLTRFGFLADAVKDVGHEQNLDRASVEEIVGAIAEMAKDKVGAIVVVETGSRLDEIAATGVTLNAKITNSILGSIFFGQNPLHDGAVIIRGDLVLAAACRLPLSENQRIDRRMHMRHRAAVGVTESSDVISIVVSEERGTISVAQEGRITTLATTTELREFLIKNTVEQEEPEAQPRRRRRDRERKEEETA from the coding sequence ATGTCAACGCGGGACTTGGCGGTCGCAGTGGTTGACGTGCTGATTGTGGCATTCCTGATCTACCGCATTCTCATGCTCGTAAGGGGCACCCGCGGCTGGAGAATCCTCCTTGGCGTCTTAGTCTTCACTGTCGTGTTGCTGGTCAGCGACACCCTCCGTCTGACAACCCTTCATTGGATCCTTGAGAAAGCCACACTCTTGGGCCCTGTCGCGCTTGTCATCTTGTTTTTGCCCGAGCTTCGTCAGGCTCTGGAGGGGCTCACCCGCTTCGGCTTTCTCGCCGATGCGGTCAAGGACGTTGGGCACGAACAAAATCTTGACCGTGCCTCCGTAGAAGAAATCGTGGGTGCGATTGCCGAGATGGCAAAAGACAAGGTGGGCGCAATCGTGGTGGTTGAGACCGGCAGTCGGCTCGACGAGATTGCGGCAACCGGAGTCACCTTAAACGCCAAGATCACGAACTCAATCCTCGGCTCGATTTTCTTTGGCCAGAATCCGTTGCACGACGGCGCTGTCATCATTCGCGGAGACCTCGTTTTAGCTGCCGCCTGCCGCCTACCTTTGAGCGAGAACCAACGGATCGACCGCCGAATGCACATGCGCCACCGCGCCGCCGTTGGGGTCACCGAGAGCAGCGACGTGATCTCCATTGTGGTCAGCGAAGAGCGCGGGACGATCTCGGTCGCCCAAGAAGGCAGAATTACGACCCTTGCGACCACCACCGAGCTACGCGAGTTCTTAATCAAGAACACGGTCGAGCAAGAGGAACCCGAGGCTCAACCGCGCCGACGCCGTCGCGACCGAGAGAGAAAGGAGGAGGAAACGGCATGA
- a CDS encoding DUF3303 family protein yields the protein MQFMVIERFVNSDPRPIYARLIEKGRMMPEGLLYINSWISEDFSTCWQVMEADDPAKFDEWTRNWDDLVDFEIVPVMTSAEAKSRSEAAG from the coding sequence ATGCAGTTCATGGTCATCGAGCGGTTCGTCAACTCTGACCCGAGGCCAATTTATGCTCGTCTGATCGAGAAGGGCCGAATGATGCCGGAGGGGCTTCTCTACATCAATAGCTGGATCAGCGAGGATTTCTCGACTTGCTGGCAAGTGATGGAGGCCGATGATCCGGCAAAGTTCGACGAGTGGACTCGAAACTGGGACGACCTGGTGGACTTTGAGATCGTGCCCGTGATGACCTCGGCCGAAGCAAAGTCTAGATCCGAAGCTGCTGGTTGA
- a CDS encoding HAD family hydrolase, translating to MSLDKKYILADRDGTLIVEKNYLSDPAEVELIPGVAEAIATFNEAGWEVICVSNQSGIGRGYFTSAAVVRVNQRVQELLAPCGARILEFYFCPDTSEVESTHRKPAPGMALDAAKAYGFDLRSAIVVGDKLCDIQLGENIRATSVLVRTGYGSATEQEQGLRPDLVIDSFADLPAILLEPGENHAKLGTGR from the coding sequence ATGAGTCTTGACAAGAAGTACATTCTGGCCGACCGGGATGGCACCTTGATCGTCGAGAAGAACTACTTGTCAGATCCCGCTGAAGTGGAACTAATCCCGGGAGTAGCGGAGGCGATTGCGACCTTCAACGAGGCAGGTTGGGAAGTGATATGTGTTTCCAACCAATCGGGGATCGGACGCGGATACTTCACCTCGGCCGCGGTAGTTCGTGTGAACCAACGTGTTCAGGAGCTGCTTGCTCCTTGCGGAGCGAGGATTCTGGAGTTCTACTTCTGTCCGGACACTTCTGAAGTGGAATCCACGCATCGTAAGCCAGCACCCGGGATGGCCTTGGACGCCGCAAAAGCGTACGGATTTGATCTCCGATCCGCCATCGTCGTTGGCGATAAGCTCTGCGACATTCAACTGGGGGAGAACATACGCGCCACGTCGGTTCTTGTCCGAACGGGCTACGGGTCTGCCACCGAGCAGGAACAGGGACTCCGACCAGATTTGGTAATCGACAGCTTCGCTGACCTGCCTGCCATACTATTGGAACCGGGAGAGAATCATGCGAAATTGGGAACAGGTCGCTAA
- a CDS encoding formyltransferase family protein encodes MLCSDPGHPVMPHLKLWSEELNEHEVEIVASKNELSGGDLLFLISCQEMIREATKSMYVHTLVIHASDVPKGRGFAPLNWQILEGQSEIVVTMMDAAAKVDSGDIYHQKTIFNEGHETFEEIFEKLFLAEIELMNFAVQNFDSLDPVRQDDSVESSYYPRRTSADSRVSVTKSLEEIFDLLRASDPDRYPLTFEHRGYVYSLKLEKLDRIELAPMAVVNDSADSLRPSQ; translated from the coding sequence GTGTTGTGTTCTGATCCTGGTCATCCGGTGATGCCGCACCTAAAGCTTTGGTCTGAGGAGTTGAACGAACACGAAGTGGAAATCGTGGCGAGCAAGAATGAGTTGAGTGGCGGAGACTTGCTATTTTTGATCAGCTGCCAGGAGATGATTCGAGAGGCAACGAAGTCGATGTATGTTCACACGCTTGTGATCCATGCTTCCGACGTTCCGAAGGGGCGGGGATTTGCTCCTTTGAACTGGCAGATACTCGAAGGGCAATCAGAAATTGTGGTAACCATGATGGACGCGGCGGCGAAGGTTGATTCCGGCGACATCTACCACCAGAAAACCATCTTCAATGAAGGTCACGAGACGTTTGAGGAGATCTTCGAGAAACTGTTTTTAGCGGAGATCGAACTCATGAATTTTGCTGTGCAGAACTTCGACAGCTTAGACCCGGTTCGTCAAGATGATTCCGTGGAGTCATCCTACTATCCCCGCCGGACATCTGCAGACAGCCGCGTCTCAGTAACGAAGTCGCTAGAGGAGATTTTTGATCTTTTGAGAGCGTCGGACCCAGACCGCTATCCTCTCACGTTTGAACACAGGGGCTACGTCTATAGTCTGAAACTTGAAAAGCTTGATCGCATCGAGTTAGCTCCGATGGCGGTCGTCAACGATTCGGCTGATTCTCTACGCCCTTCTCAGTAG
- a CDS encoding GNAT family N-acetyltransferase: MTEIRPIRESEGEAFLSLLCKVFELDFELALDIFFTEPMFDINRKWAIIEGQEIVSVLTTTPLEFGWGKAIGIAGVATHPDRRNEGYGRRLIERVLRDSERAGEGAAMLFATDLRLYEQLGFEGLDRVVRGPITSLPLEVDLPTYDFSDIRQRYDAWAAEHPDRLRRDERRWRYWQWNYRDSMAFGDGYLSLENETVREVLNTSNLKKWPVPRGTEWMGTSYMTDQLEVPLGAVNVPMYLMGRNVPGQPQFFMTDQF; the protein is encoded by the coding sequence ATGACTGAGATTCGACCGATTCGTGAATCCGAAGGCGAGGCGTTTCTCAGCCTGCTCTGCAAGGTCTTCGAGCTCGATTTCGAGCTTGCCCTCGATATCTTCTTTACCGAACCGATGTTCGACATCAATCGCAAATGGGCGATCATCGAAGGCCAGGAGATCGTCTCCGTACTCACCACAACCCCACTTGAATTCGGCTGGGGTAAAGCCATCGGAATCGCCGGAGTTGCCACCCATCCTGATCGCCGCAACGAGGGCTACGGCCGGCGTCTCATCGAGCGCGTCTTGCGCGACTCGGAACGCGCCGGTGAAGGCGCCGCGATGCTGTTCGCCACCGACCTACGCCTCTACGAGCAACTTGGGTTCGAAGGACTTGATAGAGTCGTCCGAGGCCCGATCACGTCGCTCCCATTAGAAGTCGATCTGCCAACGTACGATTTCTCGGACATCCGCCAACGCTACGACGCCTGGGCCGCCGAACACCCGGACCGCCTCCGCCGCGACGAACGCCGCTGGCGATACTGGCAGTGGAACTACCGCGACTCGATGGCCTTCGGCGACGGCTACCTGAGCTTGGAAAACGAGACGGTGCGGGAGGTTCTGAATACATCGAACCTCAAAAAGTGGCCGGTTCCGCGCGGAACCGAGTGGATGGGGACGTCCTACATGACCGACCAACTCGAAGTCCCGCTTGGCGCTGTCAACGTCCCCATGTACCTCATGGGCCGCAACGTCCCCGGCCAACCCCAGTTCTTCATGACTGATCAGTTTTGA
- a CDS encoding sugar transferase, producing MKRGIDLVGALIALAIFGIPMLIVALLIKVVDPGPVFFRQARLGLNGKPFRIFKFRSMKVNAPTIRNPDGSAYTNADDPRVTKFGSFLRTTSLDELPQFLNVVAGDMSLVGPRPDEVSQLEFYTEAEKAKLLVKPGITGPCQISGRNLNSWEERKRIDSEYALHPSLVTDLRILLLTIPHVLLRRGVNSTEKGVENQPNR from the coding sequence ATGAAACGAGGCATTGATCTGGTGGGAGCGTTGATCGCACTCGCTATTTTTGGAATCCCGATGTTGATAGTGGCTCTTCTGATCAAGGTTGTCGACCCGGGCCCAGTCTTTTTCCGCCAAGCCCGCCTCGGCCTCAACGGCAAGCCTTTCCGCATCTTCAAGTTCCGCTCGATGAAGGTCAACGCTCCGACGATAAGAAACCCTGACGGATCGGCGTACACCAATGCTGACGATCCTAGGGTCACCAAATTCGGTAGCTTTCTCCGGACGACAAGTTTGGATGAGTTACCCCAATTCTTGAACGTCGTTGCAGGAGACATGAGCCTAGTCGGTCCCCGCCCCGACGAAGTTTCTCAACTCGAGTTTTACACGGAAGCAGAAAAAGCAAAACTGCTGGTCAAGCCTGGGATCACTGGTCCTTGTCAGATCAGTGGAAGAAACCTAAACTCTTGGGAGGAGCGCAAGAGGATCGACTCCGAGTACGCCTTGCACCCTTCGTTAGTCACCGACCTCCGGATACTCCTACTCACGATTCCTCATGTCCTCCTTCGCAGAGGGGTTAACTCTACTGAGAAGGGCGTAGAGAATCAGCCGAATCGTTGA
- a CDS encoding cupin domain-containing protein — protein sequence MQPVNLAEKLGMFDDFWSPRIVGELNGQIVKLVKLHGEFVWHSHENEDEMFLVVRGEMTMQFRDRNTPVRAGEFIIVPRGVEHCPVANEECHLMLFEPAATKHTGEVVSERTVNQQLRI from the coding sequence GTGCAACCGGTCAACTTGGCTGAAAAGCTCGGAATGTTTGATGACTTCTGGTCACCTAGAATCGTGGGTGAACTTAATGGACAGATAGTCAAGCTCGTCAAACTACACGGTGAGTTCGTTTGGCACTCTCACGAGAATGAAGATGAGATGTTCCTCGTCGTACGTGGGGAGATGACAATGCAGTTTCGGGACCGGAACACTCCAGTAAGAGCGGGCGAGTTTATCATCGTTCCGCGAGGAGTCGAGCACTGCCCAGTTGCGAACGAAGAGTGTCATCTGATGCTATTTGAGCCTGCGGCCACCAAACACACCGGGGAAGTTGTTTCGGAGCGCACCGTCAACCAGCAGCTTCGGATCTAG